CGTCCTTCTCAACTCTTTCTTTCCTGTTTCGTGCGCCGTTTGCCGCTTCCGGATCGCACACATACTCTGGTTCTTGTCTGTTGCTCCTaccgcctctgccgcctcgcctcaaCGCTTTCCACGGAACCcttccctctcgctctctctcacttcacttcttcgcttctctgcggagCTTTGATGACTGGACAGAGGATCTGCCTCCTCGCAAATCGAACTCGGCAAAAAAGGATATCCGCGTGCCCGAAACTCTGCGCTTttctcgcagctgcagcctcaaccgccgccggcgcactgCCGCACGACCCCGGCGGCAGGCACactgtcgccttcctctccccgACTCAGAGCGGGACAAAGTGATAAAGAACAAATGGTAGACGGGGAAAGACAGGCCCTCGCAACGTCATAAACAAAGTGGGCGTTTCTGTCGTCTGCATTGTCCGCGGTGTGCCCGCGATCCACACCAGCTGTCGACGCCTTCACCGTCTCACAACCGTCGCTGCGCACGGTGTCAACACTCGGAATTGTattttttccttctctttcaCCATGGCGAACGACAGCGACAAGAAGGtaagccgcctgcgcctgtctccgccctaGTTCCTGAGCGCGTTCCAGGAGCGACCTCGGTCGTTCATCCGCAGAAGAGACTCTCTTCTAGCCTTCTGGAAGAGACCTACGCTTTCTAGCCGGCCGCGCTTCTGTCCTAGTCGTCAGGAGACTAAGTGCAAGCGGTGCTTTTCCTCTTGCGTGCCTAGTTCCGTGCTGCTGTTATTCTCTTCAGACTCTCTACGAAACTATGTGCTCGTAAAGCAAATGTGCAGTTTTTTGCTTTTTCGCTGGACTTGATTCTACTAGTCTCTCAGACAAGCGTGTGAATGTCCCCACGGAAGATTATCCGGCCTTGTTTCTGTATTGCGTCATCAACCTCCTCATGAGACTGCACCAGTGGGTGTATTCTGCCATATCTTGGTTCCCTGCTGACTGGCGCCGTTACATCTCTCCCGTGCCACGCATACATCtggtgtacgtacacacCGAACGACGAAATTTCATCAAAACTGTCGCTCTTCCTCGTGTTTTCGACTCAGCACTCAGTCCTACCCGACCGCTACGCTCGTGCAGTCTTTCACTGTCTCTCCTGAACGCTGTCTCGCCTgctggcgaccgcgccgTTTCTCCTCTTGTTTCCTTTTGGATGCGCTTCTCACTAACATTTCGGTGTTTCCATTTGATAAGCTCAAGCGACTCACTGCCTCCGGAAACTGCCACCGTCGAGTTGTCTCCGAGAGGCTGTATCTCTCTTTCACGCCTTCGGTGCGGGCGACTTCATGTCCCATGtgcggcgctctgcgtggCGTGTGGAGGAGCGGCAACGCGTGTGTGTACGACATTCGTGGATACACAAGATTGCTTGCATATATGCACGATTATGGGCGCATGTGCATGGATACATTCCGCGCGAACTGTTCGTATGCAGCACCCGTTGTCGCTTTCTTGCTCCTTCGTAGCTCTGGGTCGCCCCTGTATGTGCTCTGTTCCTTCTGTCTGCAGCTCGTGGCCATCCAGGCCTCGGCGAAAGATCCGTCGCAGACGGAGAAGCCGGGAAAGAGGGATAAGGAGGCGgacaagaaaaagaagcacgAGGAAGAGCTAGTAAGCCTCTGCCGGTTTCCCCCTGTTGtttctctgcgggcgcgcctcacGCGCCGATGGAGGCTATCTACACACTCCAACTTTCCTGTACACGTTCACACCGCCTGCGTGATCTCTtacatatttatgtatgtatctgtgACTGACCGTGTCGCTCTGTATTTCGTGTATGCGCCTTTTCTTTCCTGTGGCGCCCTCTTCAGTCAGAGGAAGACAAGAAGATCAAAGAAGATATGGAGCTCTTGGTTGAGAGACTGCAGGACGTCGAGCCAGGTACGCAGGAGAGTCTCTGCACGGAGAAGgtggcagacgcggcggcaaaCGCGGCCTTTGTCCAAGTCGCTGTGTATCTTCCACTTGTTGCGGGATACGGACTGGCTATCTCGGCCGAAGACTTCAAGCCGAAAAGCAACACATGCACTCTCAGGACGTAGCCAATGAGCCGTCCGCTTCACTGCCTTCAGAGGTGCCGTTTTTTTGCGCGATGCGCTTTTTATTCGCCTCCAAATTCGGGTGTCTTCGCATCACTCGTGGCCGTCTTTGTTCAGATTTTTTTCTCCCCTTCtcagcgcgcctcgctctctgtcgcggtGATGCACCACCGTCGGCTCACCTGCGCCAGACGCCTGGCCTGCTgggttttctcttttctgaTGCGCAGGCGtggtcgccctcgccctgcaGACCCTGTCGATTCAGCTGAAGGCTGCGACGTCTTCAATGACCAGCGTGCCGAAGCCTCTCAAATTTCTGCGTCCTCACATTCCTGCGCTCATTGAGCACTaccagcgcctcgcgcctggcgACAAAATCAAGGTTCGtgcagccgccagcgagccGATGGGggtcctcgccgccgtgaGCTGGGTTCGGGGCTTAACGCTTCCTCAGGCTTCGCCTTTGCCTCCTTTTTGCCTGTCTTCTGTCGCCCGTCAAGTGTGCGCTGTTCttgctgcgctcgccgcgcacacAGAATCTGCATCTCGGGTTTCAAACCCCTAAGATGCGTCTGTCGATTATCTCCCTGTGGGCCTCCCTGTGCCATTTTGCCTCCCGCGCTGCAGGAAGACTTTGCCATGGTCCTTTCCGTCCTCTGCACCACATGCGGCGATGGCaagcgccgctctctccactTCTGTTTGGAGGTGGGCAACAGATTCCTGCAGGCGCTCCACAGGGGTGTATTGCACATCCAGCatctttctctgcaggcctgcgtggctgcgcatgcatgggcGCTTGGGTCGCCTCATTGCTGGATCGCATCCTCTCCACACATCTTTGAGCGCGGCCTTAAGGCTGCGTCAGCGCCCCGTTGAGTCGCGGTCGATTTTTCTGCTCAGTACGCGCACGGAGAAGCGCGTTTTCAtcgggagggggagggggttGTCGGGGGCGGTTTTATTCGCCTCCGCACAGAGGCTGTGTCGTCTCTgtttcgcggcgcccgcggcgactgAGCACAGCTTTCAGTTTTTCCTCTGTCTCACTGCTTCATCGGGTTGCGTGGATTTTCGTTTGCAGGGCGGAAGCAAAGCCATTGAGAGCTGGGGCTTTGAGTTTTTGCGCAACTTGTCGGGCGAAGTGGCGGCTGCGTACGCGGAGATCcacggcgaggagaagaaggcgggcgcagtcgagggcgaagacctgcctgcgaaggcgcgcgaaggcgacgtcTCGGACCGCCCGGCTGGGGGACAGgagtcgggcgccgcggcgtcagccgggaagaagggcgacttggagggcgcgaaggccggcggcgaggaggtcgCGGGGAAGGgttcggctgcggcggcgcagaagtcGTCGATGGCGCTGGAGATCGCCATGGAAGTGCCCCTGCCGACGCTCGCGGACCTGAACAAGGTTGTGGATCTCATCGTGCCCTACTACATGTCGCACAATGCGGAGTGCGACGCCGTGGATCTTCTCTCGGAGATGGAGCGGATCGAGAGCGTCACACGCTACGTGGACGCGAGCAACTTccagcgcgtctcgctctaCCTCCTAGCGATGACCAACtacgcggcctcgctggacGAGTActgccgcttcctctccgtgGCGCTCGACATCTTGTGCGCGCAGAAGCAGTGGTTTGACGCGATGCGTGTCGCGCTCAAGCTCCCCAACGTCGCCGCGCCAGGCGAGAAGAACGAAGACAAAATCAAACTCATCGTCGACCGGTGCCGTGAGGAGGGCGACCCCCTCATGGTCAAGcagctcgcgcttctcctcgggAGACAGGGCGTCGACTTCGACTTCGACGACGAACAAACGCAGCGCCTGAACAGCGGGGAAGAGCTCTCGaacttcttcctcctcctcgcgaagGAAATGGACGTCCTGGAGCCCAAGACGCCCGAAGACGTCTACAAAACGCACCTCGAGGACCAGAACTCGCGCAGAGCCGGAGGTACCGGCGCCCTTGACAGCGCCAAACAGAATCTCGCCTCGACTTTCGTCAACGCCTTCGTCAACGCGGGGTCCTGCAAAGACAAACTCATGCTCGCCGACGGTAAGACAACCACCGGGGGCGTTAGTCTTTGAAAGATCCGGTGgcgacaagagagagagcgaaagagagaaggagggagagagagatgccCGGCAAGCAGGCCTTTCTCAGAGGACGGGGACATGTTTCCGCAGAGTGTCGCAGGCAGAGTAAACTCGCTTCCGACGAAGATCCAGATGCGTGAAACACGGCACACGGCCGGCCTGTGCCCCCCCCTGAGCGGACGGGGGTCAGGAGACAAGAGGACGATTTgaggagcgagggagagacgtCTCCTCCTGTTGATGCCTCAGCGCAGGCCCTTGCCCAGGAGAGACGCTCTCCGCTAATGgacggcgctgcgggcggcagtggagagggggggggggggagcgtgTTTTCTGAGACGCCGGCTGCAGTCCCGAGAAGCGGTCgtcgcgctgcgcacgctggcgctgctcgtCGAGCCGGCTTGttcgcgcgtgtctccttttCGCCGCAGGAGCCTCTTGGCTGTACAAGAACAAAGATCACGGCATGATTtccgctgcggcttctctcGGCGCGATTCTACTATGGAACATCGACGAGGGCTTGTCGCACCTCGACAAGTACCAGTACTCCTCGGACGCGAACATCAAGgcgggcgccctcctcggtgagcgagaaaaaaggaggCTCGTGCTCGTATACAGATGTTGAattttcaaatatacgctggagACCAATATATTTCTGTAATATGTGAAAAAAATGCGtaaatatatagatatatagatatatataaatgttTGTGTGCATATATTCAGCACCGCCTTCTCTCGGGGATGGGAGGTGCTGCATGTAGAAGCCGAGGCGCGTCAGtgagcgaggcagcgtgtCACAAAATTCCTTTCCTCGAGACGCCTTGCACACACGGCGCGGAGaatctctcgcctccgcgacatAACTTGCGTGCGGTTTGTGGGTTGcgtcgcgtttcctctcttcaGGCTTCGGCGTGTTAAGTAGCAACGTGCGGCACGAGTGCGACGCCGCGTTTGCGTTGTTGAAGGATCACCTCGAAGACTCGGCTGAGGGCGGGCGAAGCGCCACCTGCCAGAGAGTTGGCGCCGTCATCGGTCTCGGCTGCGCTTACGCAGGCACCAAGCGTGCAGACGTCATGGAAGCTCTGACCGTTGTGATTGTAAGGCTTTACACCACTCGCGTCCTTGGCCTTTTGGCTgctttcgcttccttcttttctttttttcgccgTCATCACCTCTTGTGCGTTCCCTTCTTTGTACTGgcgtgcctccgccttgCACGTGACGCTGAGGACGcaagcctcgcgcgcggatAGCGAGCCTGTagagctgcgcgtgtgcgtgtcgTTTTCAACTCAAATCGAGTAGTCCGATACTGAAAATGACTCCGGCTATTGAGCTACAGACAACCAAGCACTTGGCCTTTctttctgtgtctctgcagcacgaggcctgcgcgagtTCAGGATCTGCGTGACTGGGCGGCCGAGAGGAGCAAGTGTCTGAAGGGAATCGCGCCTCACCCTCGCTGGGATAATGTCGTTTCTgggtttttttctttcaggTCGACAGTTCTCTGCCGGTGGAgtgcagcgccttcgcggcagtCTCCCTCGGGCTCGTTTTCGTGGGTAGCTGCAACCAAGAAGCTGCTGAGGCGATTCTCACGACTCTCATCGACCGCTCCTCCGTCGAAAGTGAGCAGATGCCTCGGGTCGCGCCAGGCacacgcgggcgcgtcgccgcagtccCGCGCCCGGAATTACGGAGATCGAATTTTGTATTTCGGCCGCCCTGCCGTAGCATCTTTACCTTCGCTCCTTAGtcatacatacacacacacatacacgtTTTCACTTCTATGCTGACTTATACATCTAGTTCGCTCGATAGCCTCCTCACCTGGTTTTAGGGGCGGACGTTTTTGCGGCCGTGTGTGTCGATGCGCCTGATTTCTGCGTGACGCTCTCTCGGCTGGGTGGCGACGCATCCTCTCTGTGGCGTGTCGGCGTGTGTCTCGCTGTCGCAGAGGGCTTAGAGTCGCCGCTGTGTTTCTACTTTGCGCTGGGCGTGGGGCTGCTtttcctcggcgcgcgagacgcctgcgagccgACACTgacggcgctggaggccctctcttcggcggcgcctgcgtccgctgaagggcagcagcagctgagtGCGGCACTGCTCGCGGCGTACGCGCAAGGCACAGTCGAGGGCCTCGCCtacgcaggcagcggcgacgtccTCAAGGCGCAGAAATACCTGAGCGtgtgcagcgaggcgcgcgacaagCAGTACTGGAGCGCCCTGCTCAACGCGGActcgggcgaggagaaggcggagaaaaccgagaaggaggagaagaagggtGAGTCGGCCTCCAAGCAGAAGAGCGgcccgacgcaggcggccgcgacaaccggaggaggaagtgcagctgaggaggaagacgatgaAGAGGACGGCAAGAAGCTGGACCAAGCCGTCGCCGTCATGaacctcgccctcctcgccttcgccgaagACGTCGGCGCCGAAATGAGCCTCAGAATGATGGTGAGGTGACCGCGGTCACCATCCCCTTTTCGGAGTTGGTTCCTGCAAAAATGTGCATGACGCGGCGAACCTTCCCTTGGTCTGAGCGGgggtcggggggggggaggggggggagaggggaggcTCGCGCCCAGGTCTCTTTGTAGACGGTCCTTCAGCTGCTGAAAGCCGAAATTCTTGGGAGGCCGCTTCGTTGCCCTGTGAGgtggcctgcgccgccatGGCTCCTTTCTTGCCTAGCcccttctcgcgcctctcccgctgGAGGCCTTCTTGCTCTGCGTTGCCTCAACAGGGGCTTTTTGGTCTCTTTTTATGCTTCGGACCGTCGCGGCTCCGGCTCTCGTGATCTCCGCGCGGTCGTGTGTGCCCCTCCTGCAGGATCATCTGCTCCAGTACGCCGACTtgtcgcagcggcgcgctgtgcctctcgcgctggcgatcaactcgccttcgcgagcGAAGCCGGGCATCATCGATACACTCTCCAAGCTCTCGCACGACGTGGACGCCGAGGTGGCGCTTAATGCGATTTTCGCGAtgggcgtcgtcggcgcgggtaggcgctgcggcgcggcagcaagAAAAGCCGGAAAAAGTGGATGCTTTGTGTGCGAATCCTGTTTCTGGTCGATTGGACTGCATCTGTGAGGCCCCACATTCTCCATTGTCACACGGGTGCGCCTGATGGGACACGCCCACAAGTGTATGCCGTGGCAGCGCCATGCTCGCCATTCACTTTGTGTCCCTGTGGGGGGCCGTCAAGCGGCTTCGAAAGCCGAAGCGATGAGCACTTGCATGTTTTGAACACAAAAACGGAAAGACGCCAGGCCGGGGGACTCCGCGGAGATGCGCGCGAGTGTCAGGCACTTTGATTTTTGCGGTGTCTGTTTCCTCGTGGGGGACCTGCGCAGGCACCAACAACGCACGCATTGCAGGACTCCTGCGTTCGCTTGCGTCGTACTACGGCAAAGACGGAAACGCCCTCTTCGTTGTAAGTTTTTCGTTCTGAGAAGTGCGAGCCTGGGAGATCGCATGCGGCGCCTGACTTTTCTGTTTTCGACTTTCCCTGCTGCCTTGTTGTTGATTCACAAGCTCTTGTGTGAGTGTCGTaatcctctccttctctttaCGGACGTCTCTTTTGATGGCTTGCCGCGCGTGGGAGAGAAGATTCTGCACGTCGCTCTGTCATCTCGTCGTCTTTCTTAGCATGCGCCTTGTGAAGCCGGTATCCTGGCTGTGGCTCGAGCGATGCTGCGATGCTTCTACgcgctttttttctttgcatgtgtgtctctctttccGTCTCCATGGCTGCTCAGATTCGCCTGGCCCAAGGCCTGCTGTACATGGGAAAGGGCCTGCTCACGATCAATCCGCTCCACTCCGACCGGTTCCTGATCAACAACGTCGCTCTCGGCTCTCTTGCCGTCATCATGCACACGTGCCTGCACATGCGCACGACGATCCTCGGGTGAGCAAAGAGAGGCCGCCTTCCACTCTCTCACCGCGTGGAGGAGGTGCCATGATAAAGTGTCTTTTTTTTTAAGATTCTTAAATTCGAATCCATTCCATTGATATGGGTTATTATTTCTTATACAAACAAAAATATTATTTTAGAGATAAACAT
Above is a window of Besnoitia besnoiti strain Bb-Ger1 chromosome Unknown contig00007, whole genome shotgun sequence DNA encoding:
- a CDS encoding proteasome 26S regulatory subunit (encoded by transcript BESB_074400) gives rise to the protein MDTFRANCSYAAPVVAFLLLRSSGSPLYVLCSFCLQLVAIQASAKDPSQTEKPGKRDKEADKKKKHEEELSEEDKKIKEDMELLVERLQDVEPGVVALALQTLSIQLKAATSSMTSVPKPLKFLRPHIPALIEHYQRLAPGDKIKEDFAMVLSVLCTTCGDGKRRSLHFCLEGGSKAIESWGFEFLRNLSGEVAAAYAEIHGEEKKAGAVEGEDLPAKAREGDVSDRPAGGQESGAAASAGKKGDLEGAKAGGEEVAGKGSAAAAQKSSMALEIAMEVPLPTLADLNKVVDLIVPYYMSHNAECDAVDLLSEMERIESVTRYVDASNFQRVSLYLLAMTNYAASLDEYCRFLSVALDILCAQKQWFDAMRVALKLPNVAAPGEKNEDKIKLIVDRCREEGDPLMVKQLALLLGRQGVDFDFDDEQTQRLNSGEELSNFFLLLAKEMDVLEPKTPEDVYKTHLEDQNSRRAGGTGALDSAKQNLASTFVNAFVNAGSCKDKLMLADGASWLYKNKDHGMISAAASLGAILLWNIDEGLSHLDKYQYSSDANIKAGALLGFGVLSSNVRHECDAAFALLKDHLEDSAEGGRSATCQRVGAVIGLGCAYAGTKRADVMEALTVVIVDSSLPVECSAFAAVSLGLVFVGSCNQEAAEAILTTLIDRSSVEKGLESPLCFYFALGVGLLFLGARDACEPTLTALEALSSAAPASAEGQQQLSAALLAAYAQGTVEGLAYAGSGDVLKAQKYLSVCSEARDKQYWSALLNADSGEEKAEKTEKEEKKGESASKQKSGPTQAAATTGGGSAAEEEDDEEDGKKLDQAVAVMNLALLAFAEDVGAEMSLRMMDHLLQYADLSQRRAVPLALAINSPSRAKPGIIDTLSKLSHDVDAEVALNAIFAMGVVGAGTNNARIAGLLRSLASYYGKDGNALFVIRLAQGLLYMGKGLLTINPLHSDRFLINNVALGSLAVIMHTCLHMRTTILGRFHYLLYYLFPAMQPRMLFTVAPESQVPQAPSSPEGAAQSAPAAGASSCAEEATMGEEKDVDVGTEELKMACVSVRVGEAVDVVGQVGRQPKTITAFQTHTSPVLLSYSERAELATDEYIPVASVLEGVVILKKNPDFKPAKNA